Proteins co-encoded in one Pseudochaenichthys georgianus chromosome 22, fPseGeo1.2, whole genome shotgun sequence genomic window:
- the LOC139436027 gene encoding uncharacterized protein — protein sequence MWVRKWLSEKRRERYGHYSTLLNELKTEDDKAFFNYTRLPRGLYDEVLRRVEGRIEKKDTWYRKSLPPGLKLSITLRHLASGDNYPSLSCNFRVAPNTISLIINEVCDAIKAEFAAEVIQCPTTTEECTAIAEQFEKRWQFPHCCGALGGKHVAVTCPWNTGSEYRNYKGFFSIVLMALVDADYKFLWIDVGSDGSSNDASIYNGSELKEGLESPNNIFNLSEEKSLPGDDVPVPYYIVGDNAFGINKSPMNPFLIRNMEHHDRIFNYRLSRARRVVENAFGILAHKFRVLLRTMNQRPGTCRKIITTCVILHNLIRLRYPATHNNMMDLEEQNLNVIPGAWRNDKVLLDVYHERARNTVTQEGRQIRRYLGHYFTSKAGSVPSQDKMIL from the coding sequence ATGTGGGTCAGGAAATGGCTGTCTGAGAAAAGAAGAGAACGCTATGGCCACTATAGCACTCTACTAAATGAGCTGAAGACAGAAGATGATAAGGCCTTCTTCAACTACACAAGACTTCCCAGAGGCCTCTACGATGAGGTCCTGCGAAGGGTAGAAGGCAGAATAGAGaagaaggacacatggtacagaaaGTCTCTCCCTCCTGGTCTCAAGCTGTCCATCACTCTACGACACCTGGCCAGCGGTGACAATTATCCAAGCCTGTCCTGCAACTTCAGAGTTGCTCCAAACACCATCTCCCTAATCATTAACGAAGTCTGCGATGCCATCAAAGCCGAGTTTGCTGCTGAGGTGATCCAGTGTCCTACTACAACTGAAGAGTGTACCGCCATTGCTGAGCAGTTTGAGAAGAGATGGCAATTTCCACACTGCTGTGGTGCTCTGGGTGGCAAGCATGTGGCGGTCACCTGTCCTTGGAATACTGGCTCTGAGTACAGAAACTACAAGGGCTTCTTCTCCATTGTCCTCATGGCCCTGGTCGACGCAGACTACAAGTTTCTCTGGATTGATGTCGGCTCTGATGGTTCCAGCAACGATGCCAGTATCTACAATGGGTCAGAACTGAAGGAAGGCCTGGAGAGTCCGAACAACATATTCAATCTCTCTGAAGAGAAGTCTCTACCTGGTGATGACGTTCCTGTCCCATACTACATAGTAGGGGACAATGCTTTTGGGATCAACAAGAGCCCGATGAACCCGTTTCTCATCAGAAACATGGAGCACCATGACAGAATATTCAACTACAGACTCTCCAGAGCCAGGCGTGTAGTGGAGAATGCCTTTGGTATTCTGGCACACAAGTTCCGAGTGTTGCTGAGGACCATGAACCAGAGGCCagggacatgcagaaaaatcatCACAACGTGTGTGATCCTTCACAATCTAATCAGACTGAGATATCCAGCCACCCACAACAACATGATGGACTTGGAGGAGCAGAACCTGAATGTCATCCCAGGGGCATGGAGAAATGACAAAGTACTTCTGGATGTTTACCATGAGAGGGCAAGGAACACTGTAACCCAGGAGGGGAGGCAAATTAGAAGATACCTGGGCCACTACTTTACCTCAAAGGCTGGTTCGGTGCCATCGCAGGACAAGATGATCCTGTAA